AGGCCTGCCGAGTGGCGGGGTTGCGCCTGCGGCCTGCGGGCGGTTGAGAAATGCCGGGAGACCGCAGCTTCGGGCCCCTAGACGCTCCGGCCGGGAAGTAATGTAGTGAAGTGAATAAGGAGAACACGTCATGCAGGTGATTCTTACAGAAAACATGCCGTCGCTCGGACGCATCGGCGACATCGTCAAGGTCAAACCGGGCTATGCCAGGAACTACCTGTTCCCCAAGGGGCTGGCCCTGGAGGCTTCCGGAAGGAACGTCCGGGAACTGGAACACCACAAGCGGATCCTGGCTCAGAAGCGGGAAAAATACCTCCTGGAAATGCGCTCCGTCGCGGAGAAGCTGAACGGTGTCAAGCTGGTGTTTCACCGCAAGGTGGTGGAAGAAGACAAGCTTTACGGTTCCGTGAGCGCCGCGGACATTCTGAAGGCGCTGGAAGACAAGGGCTTCGACCTGGACCGGAAGGCGGTGACGCTGGATCAGCCTATCAAGAAACTGGGCGAATTTCCCGTCGCCGTCCGGCTGGAGGTGGGGCTTTCCGCTACGGTGAAGGTGTGTGTCGAAGCCGAGGCGTAGCCTATGAACGCCCTTCCCGACGAACTCAGAAAGGTACCGCCCCATCAGAACGAAGCGGAGCAGTCGCTTCTCGGCGGCATCCTGCTAGACAACAGCGGGTTGGCCGCGGCCCTGGAGGTGCTCAAGGGTCATGAGTTCTACCGGGACGCCCATCGGACGATCTTTCGAGCCATACAGGATCTCTTTGAACGGAACGAACCGGTCGATTTGATCACGGTGACCGGGCTTTTGAAGGAACGGGAGCAGCTGGAGGCGGTGGGGGGAGCGGCTTACCTGGCCGCTTTGATGGAGATCGTTCCTTCGGCGGCCAACGTTTCCACCTATGCCAAGATCATCAGCGAAAAGGCGATCCTGCGGCGGCTGATCCAGGTGGCGGGGGAAATCATTTCCTGGTGCTACGGGAGCGGGCTGAGCGGTGACGAGGTGCTGGACAAGGCCGAGGCCGCCATCTTCGCCATCACCGAGCAGCGGGTTCGAAGTAGTTATTTTCCCATCAAGGACGTGGTGAAGGAGACCATCCGGGTCATCGAATCCCTCCAGGGAACCCGGGAAATGGTGACCGGTGTTCCCACGCATTTTACGGACCTGGACAAGCTGACTTCGGGCTTCCAGCCGTCCGATCTCGTCATCATCGCTGCTCGGCCCAGCATGGGAAAGACCGCCCTGGCGCTTAACATCGCCCGCAACGCGGCCCTCGAAAGCAGTGTTCCGGTGGCCGTCTTTTCCCTGGAAATGAGCAAGGAACAGCTCGCCATGCGGCTCCTTTGCGCCGAAGCCCGGGTGGATTCACAGAAAATCCGGAGCGGCTTTTTGAGCCAGCAGGAATGTGCCAAGCTCATCACTTCGGCGGGCCGTTTCATGAGCGCGCCCATATTCATCGACGACACCCCGGCCATCACGCCCCTGGAACTTCGGGCCAAGGCGCGGCGCCTCAAATCGGACCAGGGGCTGGGGCTCGTGATTGTGGATTACCTGCAGCTCATGAGGGTCCGAGACAACGCGGAACGGCGGGAACTGGAGATTTCGGAAATCTCGCGGTCGCTCAAGGCCCTGGCCAAGGAACTCAACGTCCCGGTGGTGGCCCTTTCCCAGCTCAATCGAAAAGTGGAAGAACGCCACGACAAGCGGCCGCTCCTTTCGGACCTCCGGGAATCGGGCGCCATCGAACAGGACGCGGATGTGATCGCCTTCATCTATCGCGACGAAGTGTACAACAAGGATTCCAAGGACAAGGGAACCGCGGAGGTGCTGATTCGCAAGCAGCGAAACGGCCCGACGGGCGACGTTAGACTGGCGTACATCGACAGCTACACCAAGTTCGAAAACCTGGCACGGGCTGTCGCCTGAAAGGACAAGAAGCCTTGAAGCGGGTGAACCATCCGCAGGCGGGGGAACGGGCCGCTTCCCTGGTGGAAGCCTACTTGGACCCCGGCGTGGAGCTCCTGGGGCGAAGCGATCTGGAAGCCCTGCAGCTGGAAAGACTCCGCCGTACGGTCCGGCGGGCGGCCCGATCCCCCTTCTATGGGGCAAGGGCGCGGCAATACGGGATTGATGGAGAGCGGATCAAAAGCTTGGAAGATATCCGGAAGCTGCCCTTCACGACCAAGCAGGACCTGCGCGACGCCTATCCCTACGGGTTTCTTTGCGTGGAACGCCAACATCTGGTGCGGCTGCACATTTCTTCCGGGACCACCGGGCAGGCCACCGCCGTTTTTTATACCCAGAGAGACATCGACCGCTGGGCGGACCTCATGGCTCGGTGCCTTTACATGACCGGTGCGCGCCCCGGGGACACCTTCCAAAACCTTTCCGGCTACGGCCTGTTTACCGGCGGCTTGGGCTTCCACTACGGCGCAGAACGGCTGGGGCTCCTCACCATCCCCGCCGGAGCCGGAAACAGCAAGCGCCAGATCCAGCTCATGCGCGACTTCGCCACGACGGTCATTCACATCATTCCCAGCTTCGCGCTGCGCCTCATGGACGTGATGACGGAAATGGGTGTGGACCCCCGGCGGGACCTCCAGTTGAAAATCGCCTGCATGGGGGCGGAACCCTATTCGGAGGAGGTGCGGTGTCGGGTGGAGGCGTTTTTCGGGGTCGAGGTGTACAACAGCTACGGCCTTTCGGAAATGAACGGCCCGGGGGTGGCCTTTGAATGCCCCGCCCGGAACGGGCTCCACATCTG
This is a stretch of genomic DNA from Desulfoglaeba alkanexedens ALDC. It encodes these proteins:
- the rplI gene encoding 50S ribosomal protein L9, translated to MQVILTENMPSLGRIGDIVKVKPGYARNYLFPKGLALEASGRNVRELEHHKRILAQKREKYLLEMRSVAEKLNGVKLVFHRKVVEEDKLYGSVSAADILKALEDKGFDLDRKAVTLDQPIKKLGEFPVAVRLEVGLSATVKVCVEAEA
- the dnaB gene encoding replicative DNA helicase, whose product is MNALPDELRKVPPHQNEAEQSLLGGILLDNSGLAAALEVLKGHEFYRDAHRTIFRAIQDLFERNEPVDLITVTGLLKEREQLEAVGGAAYLAALMEIVPSAANVSTYAKIISEKAILRRLIQVAGEIISWCYGSGLSGDEVLDKAEAAIFAITEQRVRSSYFPIKDVVKETIRVIESLQGTREMVTGVPTHFTDLDKLTSGFQPSDLVIIAARPSMGKTALALNIARNAALESSVPVAVFSLEMSKEQLAMRLLCAEARVDSQKIRSGFLSQQECAKLITSAGRFMSAPIFIDDTPAITPLELRAKARRLKSDQGLGLVIVDYLQLMRVRDNAERRELEISEISRSLKALAKELNVPVVALSQLNRKVEERHDKRPLLSDLRESGAIEQDADVIAFIYRDEVYNKDSKDKGTAEVLIRKQRNGPTGDVRLAYIDSYTKFENLARAVA
- a CDS encoding AMP-binding protein, giving the protein MEAYLDPGVELLGRSDLEALQLERLRRTVRRAARSPFYGARARQYGIDGERIKSLEDIRKLPFTTKQDLRDAYPYGFLCVERQHLVRLHISSGTTGQATAVFYTQRDIDRWADLMARCLYMTGARPGDTFQNLSGYGLFTGGLGFHYGAERLGLLTIPAGAGNSKRQIQLMRDFATTVIHIIPSFALRLMDVMTEMGVDPRRDLQLKIACMGAEPYSEEVRCRVEAFFGVEVYNSYGLSEMNGPGVAFECPARNGLHIWEDAYLVEIVDPATLEPVPDGMLGELVLTTLDREGMPLLRYRTKDLTRILPGDCPCGRVHRRLDRIQGRSDDMFIIKGVNIFPVQVEQVLMSIPEVGSNYRIVLDRENNIDTMTVQVEVTDRIFVEDMRHLQRIQNKITRELKSELLVTPRVELVEPQSLPRNDGKAVRLVDHRNPYNT